The following are encoded together in the Scomber japonicus isolate fScoJap1 chromosome 20, fScoJap1.pri, whole genome shotgun sequence genome:
- the fbxw10 gene encoding F-box and WD repeat domain containing protein 10B, protein MKSVKFGRSLSACTLSCSETGGCLNMCGMCPSCVFAPKPPGSTQSLWRVSDEFKRRFVVELLVRCRNVKVLESVQSVLGVTSWTLFNYARSRSPTSPQDFPRRGQDRAPNNKPLGMDKNAIWEWFSSSPDWMKSRYLCRLFSLCESELLRMLANLTSVLLVRLKRGFLQFNVGSRNTNQHHQVSEGDSEDPALMVVPGSSKSVSGVSRYRDFIGCLPVDLSKRILGLLDEHTLRRCQKVCRYWKHLAGETMEEIHFRSVFQDQMKAMMKVGQASIDLVSPTYANIVEVLIPVKDHEKGDIHSGVKKMKPFEAAYANIKTKIMQMEERNIYCGAYFTTVLLNKEDNHRVIDYRGGSFMVTGSKDRVVHLFYVASETTAVAVLKGHVGSIRAVLLCEERDLLITSSCDASIRCWNLKTDQCVMVLYGHTGTVNCLDVHADRLVSGAKDCIVKVWSLQTGKYFEDFNFKHPSPVQCVKISSTRVYSSCDRGLIKIWDMENAVLIRVIDAHRSSVKCLFFDKWHLLSGDYNGQVMAWSINCDAKECLITFNHPKEVKSMTLAYLRLVTGCLDGKIRIFNFLTGDCLRDITAEAEPGRILSMHFRENSILVNTTSSVKFYHFAKVFWDYKDSAEGGEGDAVARGGLVSEKSAASLRKLTYASDYMAQVASPTQNMHDSKGKKSEKAELLYHTGFLSTPIKCRAQVRECSEPSKKTVLLSEKATCDRIKKKGLHHPLTRDSILLRVNAIQRSQCIDEVSINMECNDKLRDSWGPHSPQDPLHSDLHNSKPQSVLKQTMQSLLCPLQHTHNSPHRRAKTCVPQLKRTANQNMTNTIAGRDVSTAPDITMRHRTCLFPKKLQKTIKRVSATEVPQSPECICMRPLLNQECCTKTNTGLPRISSVDPMRERLANPMSVRGKKELMRSSEHKLSKKDKKIQ, encoded by the exons ATGAAGTCCGTCAAATTTGGGAGAAGTTTGTCAGCGTGCACGCTCAGCTGTAGTGAGACTGGGGGATGCCTCAACATGTGCGGGATGTGCCCGTCGTGCGTCTTTGCCCCCAAACCACCAGGTTCCACCCAGAGTTTGTGGAGGGTGTCGGATGAATTCAAAAGGAGATTCGTAGTGGAGCTGCTTGTACGGTGCAGAAACGTCAAAGTGCTCGAAAGCGTCCAGAGTGTCCTGGGTGTAACATCATGGACGTTGTTCAATTACGCCAGGTCAAGAAGTCCGACTTCACCTCAAGATTTCCCCCGCCGGGGTCAGGACCGAGCACCGAATAATAAACCACTTGGCATGGACAAGAATGCGATCTGGGAATGGTTCAGCAGCAGCCCTGACTGGATGAAATCACGGTATCTTTGCCGTCTTTTCTCACTCTGTGAATCGGAGCTATTACGCATGCTCGCTAATTTAACCAGCGTGCTTCTGGTTAGACTAAAACGAGGGTTCCTGCAGTTTAATG TGGGTAGCCGCAATACAAATCAGCATCATCAGGTCAGTGAGGGAGACTCAGAGGACCCTGCTCTTATGGTTGTGCCTGGATCCTCAAAGTCTGTGTCAGGAGTCAGCCGATACCGAGACTTTATAGGCTGCCTTCCTGTTGATCTGTCAAAGAGGATATTAG GCCTGCTGGATGAACATACTCTGAGACGCTGCCAGAAAGTTTGTCGGTACTGGAAGCACCTCGCAggggaaaccatggaggaaatcCATTTCAGAAGTGTCTTCCAGGATCAAATGAAGGCAATGATGAAGGTGGGGCAAGCAT CTATTGATTTAGTCAGTCCTACCTATGCCAACATCGTTGAAGTCCTCATACCTGTCAAGGATCATGAGAAAGGGGACATTCATTCTGGTGTCAAAAAG ATGAAGCCTTTTGAAGCAGCTTATGCCAACatcaaaaccaaaataatgCAAATGGAAGAGCGAAATATTTATTGTGGTGCATATTTTACCACAGTGCTGCTTAACAA AGAGGACAATCATCGTGTGATAGACTACAGAGGTGGATCATTTATGGTCACAGGCTCCAAGGACCGTGTGGtgcatttgttttatgtggcaTCAGAAACAACAGCTGTGGCAGTGTTGAAGGGCCACGTTGGCAGCATACGGGCAGTGCTGCTCTGTGAGGAGCGAGACCTGCTGATAACTTCGAGCTGTGATGCAAGCATCAG GTGTTGGAATTTGAAGACAGACCAGTGTGTGATGGTCCTGTATGGTCACACAGGTACTGTAAACTGCCTGGATGTCCATGCTGATAGACTTGTCTCAGGGGCTAAAGACTGTATAGTAAAAG TGTGGAGTCTACAAACAGGGAAGTATTTTGAGGATTTTAATTTCAAGCACCCAAGTCCTGTCCAGTGTGTGAAGATCAGCTCAACAAGAGTTTATAGTAGCTGTGACCGGGGCCTCATCAAAATATGGGACATGGAGAATGCAGTACTTATCAGG GTGATTGATGCCCATCGGAGCTCAGTGAAATGCCTGTTCTTTGACAAATGGCATCTTTTATCTGGGGACTATAATGGTCAGGTCATGGCATGGAGCATCAACTGTGACGCTAAAGAGTGTCTCATAACCTTCAACCACCCAAA GGAGGTAAAATCTATGACTCTCGCCTACCTTCGTCTTGTCACTGGCTGCTTGGATGGAAAGATTCGTATATTTAATTTCCTCACTGGGGATTGTCTGAGAGACATCACCGCGGAGGCCGAACCAGGCCGTATATTGTCCATGCATTTCCGTGAGAACAG TATATTAGTGAACACGACATCCAGCGTGAAGTTCTACCACTTTGCCAAAGTGTTCTGGGATTACAAAGACTCTGCAGAGGGAGGCGAGGGTGATGCGGTGGCTCGGGGTGGTTTGGTCTCTGAGAAATCTGCAGCTTCTCTCAGAAAACTTACGTATGCCTCTGATTACATGGCACAAGTGGCTTCACCCACCCAAAATATGCATGACTCTAAAGGCAAGAAATCAGAGAAAGCTGAGCTGCTCTACCACACCGGCTTCCTGTCCACCCCCATTAAATGTCGAGCACAAG TCAGAGAGTGCAGTGAGCCTTCTAAAAAGACAGTGTTGCTGAGTGAGAAGGCGACATGTGATCGGATAAAGAAGAAGGGTCTTCATCATCCTTTGACACGTGACTCCATCCTACTCAGGGTAAATGCCATCCAGAGGTCGCAGTGCATAGATGAGGTCAGCATCAACATGGAGTGCAATGATAAACTACGAGATTCCTGGGGTCCTCATTCACCTCAGGATCCACTGCACTCTGACCTCCACAACTCAAAGCCCCAATCAGTCCTAAAACAGACCATGCAGAGTCTGTTATGTCcactgcagcacacacataATAGTCCTCACAGGAGGGCCAAGACATGCGTCCCACAGTTAAAGAGAACTGCCAATCAAAATATGACAAACACAATAGCAGGCAGAGATGTCTCCACTGCCCCTGACATCACAATGAGGCACCGCACTTGTTTATTTCCTAAGAAGTTACAGAAAACAATAAAGAGGGTCAGTGCCACAGAGGTGCCACAGTCTCCTGAGTGCATCTGCATGAGACCACTACTTAATCAAGAATGTTGCACGAAAACTAATACCGGCTTGCCCAGGATCAGCTCTGTGGATCCAATGAGAGAGCGGTTGGCCAATCCAATGAGTGTCCGGGGCAAGAAGGAACTCATGCGGAGCAGTGAGCACAAACTGTCCAAGAAGGATAAGAAGATACAATGA
- the LOC128381211 gene encoding neurabin-2-like has protein sequence MMKTESTSKSTGSGSTLRSPSPHRNAYEAGMQALKPVKDNSANGDMQEGPRGRRYGSNVHRIKNMFQQMQTTSPADAEGEEGACRNNEKTVRLSLPRAGSLNENVDHSALLKLGSTVSERVSKFDTTKSENGHQRASSPSYSKLQETRRIFEQQQQERQQQERQQQQEKLTTTRVLLKTDKASGFQDGRLDVVARFNGSTESLDSLDTSEAVSPTVSQLSAVFERAAELRNNLHRLSSTPPLPSRGVSAKVGVLNSKIITKRVCAFAAGNQEEELSSLKDQEGPPRGSMGRVTSSESINGGQSDSFSDFSSTVGEPNEQREKTVSDAGVEAKSEITFEEHSGSMQPSSTTLQGDMHISPENGEGAAVKQISKAGEMLRQEEEDRALRDDQSGRDSVDISTYSAVGEDFGGSQVDEEEDEVDDRYDPESSCVEIAGLPDEEDPPPSRKIRFSIEPIKVFATYPNEDYDRRNEDVDPMAASAEYELEKRVERLDLFPVELEKDGDGLGISIIGMGAGADMGLEKLGIFVKTVTDGGAAHRDGRIQVNDLIVEVDGTSLVGVTQSFAASVLRNTSGTVKFVIGREKPGEQSEVAQLIQQTLEQERWQREMMEQRYNQYMDEQEGGEYGTDEEEDEEEEISPPYPSAIEVFDLAENEDMSPLETDPEKLAHKYKELQIKHAVTQAEIQQLKRKLHHAEQEKQRWRMDKAQLEQTLQENKERMEKLEGYWMEAQSLCQAVDEHLKETQSQYQALERKYSKAKRLIKEYQQKEIEYLKKETQRCAQVGAEASLLKEESGQLQEQVADLECRVEELKSEPL, from the exons ATGATGAAGACCGAATCCACATCCAAGAGCACCGGCTCTGGCTCCACGCTCAGGAGCCCATCCCCGCACAGAAACGCGTACGAGGCGGGGATGCAGGCCCTGAAACCAGTCAAAGACAATTCCGCCAATGGGGACATGCAGGAGGGCCCCCGAGGGCGCAGGTACGGCTCCAACGTGCATcgtattaaaaacatgtttcaacaGATGCAGACCACATCCCCAGCCGAtgcagagggagaggaaggcGCCTGCAGGAACAACGAAAAGACGGTGCGACTCTCCCTCCCAAGAGCCGGGAGCCTGAACGAGAACGTGGACCACAGCGCGCTCCTGAAGCTGGGATCCACTGTATCCGAGAGGGTCAGTAAATTTGACACCACCAAATCGGAGAATGGGCACCAGCGGGCCTCATCACCCAGCTACTCCAAGCTGCAGGAGACACGCCGCATCttcgagcagcagcagcaggagagacagcagcaggagagacagcagcagcaggagaagctgACCACCACCAGAGTCCTGCTGAAGACAGACAAGGCCTCAGGATTTCAGGATGGCAGGTTGGATGTGGTGGCCCGCTTCAATGGCAGCACAGAGTCCCTGGACAGCCTGGACACCAGTGAGGCAGTGTCCCCCACTGTCAGCCAGCTCAGTGCTGTGTTTGAGCGGGCAGCCGAGCTCCGGAACAATCTCCACCGCCTCTCTTCTACACCGCCGCTCCCGTCCAGGGGAGTCAGCGCCAAGGTGGGTGTGTTGAACTCCAAAATAATCACAAAGAGGGTCTGTGCCTTTGCAGCGGGCAACCAGGAGGAAGAACTAAGCAGTCTGAAGGACCAAGAGGGGCCTCCAAGGGGCTCCATGGGGAGGGTGACTTCATCTGAAAGCATTAACGGGGGCCAAAGTGATTCATTTAGTGATTTTTCCAGTACTGTAGGAGAGCCGAATGAGCAGAGAGAAAAGACTGTTTCAGATGCAGGTGTTGAGGCCAAATCTGAGATTACATTTGAGGAACACTCTGGCAGTATGCAGCCCAGCAGCACAACATTGCAGGGTGATATGCACATCTCTCCGGAGAATGGAGAAGGTGCTGCTGTGAAGCAAATCTCAAAGGCCGGCGAGATgctcagacaggaagaggaggaccgGGCGCTTCGAGACGACCAGTCGGGCCGTGACTCTGTGGATATCAGTACCTACAGCGCGGTGGGGGAGGACTTTGGAGGAAGCCAggtggatgaggaggaagatgaggttGATGACCGCTATGACCCAGAGTCCAGCTGTGTGGAGATTGCTGGGCTGCCTGATGAGGAGGACCCACCACCTTCAAGGAAGATCCGCTTCAGCATAGAGCCCATCAAG GTGTTTGCCACCTATCCCAACGAGGACTATGACAGGCGAAATGAAGATGTGGATCCCATGGCGGCGTCTGCAGAGTACGAGCTGGAGAAGCGGGTGGAGAGGCTGGACCTGTTCCCTGTGGAGCTGGAAAAAG ATGGCGATGGCCTGGGCATCAGTATCATCGGGATGGGTGCAGGAGCAGATATGGGTCTGGAGAAGCTGGGTATTTTTGTTAAGACGGTCACAGACGGAGGAGCAGCACATAGGGATGGCAG GATCCAGGTGAACGATCTGATTGTGGAGGTGGATGGAACCAGTTTGGTGGGAGTCACCCAGAGCTTTGCCGCCTCCGTCCTCAGGAACACCTCAGGAACCGTCAA GTTTGTTATTGGGCGAGAGAAGCCGGGTGAACAGAGCGAAGTAGCCCAGCTCATCCAGCAGACCCTGGAGCAGGAACGCTGGCAGAGAGAGATGATGGAGCAGCGATACAACCAGTACATGGACGAGCAAGAG GGTGGAGAATACGGcacagatgaggaagaggacgaggaggaggaaatcAGCCCGCCGTACCCCAGCGCTATTGAGGTGTTTGACTTGGCAGAGAACGAGGACATGTCGCCTCTGGAGACAGACCCTGAGAAACTGGCCCATAAATACAAAGAG CTCCAGATAAAGCATGCTGTGACCCAGGCTGAGATCCAGCAGCTGAAAAGAAAG ctGCACCACGCAGAGCAGGAGAAGCAGCGCTGGCGTATGGATAAGGCCCAGTTGGAACAGACCCTGCAGGAAAACAAGGAGCGTATGGAGAAGCTAGAAGGCTACTGGATGGAAGCTCAGAGTTTGTGCCAGGCTGTGGACGAGCACCTAAAAGAGACACAGTCCCAGTATCAGGCCCTGGAGCGCAAGTACAGCAAAGCCAAACGCCTGATTAAAGAGTATCAGCAGAA AGAGATTGAGTACCTGAAGAAGGAGACCCAGCGTTGTGCACAAGTTGGAGCTGAGGCCTCGCTGCTGAAAGAGGAGTCTGGTCAGCTACAAGAGCAG gTGGCTGACCTGGAGTGCCGAGTTGAGGAGCTGAAATCGGAACCTttataa
- the LOC128381398 gene encoding histone-lysine N-methyltransferase PRDM9-like — MSGRSNNVEWVETIEEVVISEEYLSTENITPTEPAGTPVQELLDTVGQGENSEAGDGFYCEECLTLFQDQNDPDNINGPSYILDFPTSMGVPQRALLTLPFGLGIGRSSIPTAGVGVINHGQVLSPGMHFGPFEGEETTREKAMASDFSWEIYKGKDEFEYIDAAKESHSNWMRYVNIARNKDETNMLAVQCKGSILFHCCRTIHLGDELLVGPSSKLLNSFSEAWTQMWFMKLNAAGSNSTVASEIFLCPHCQLSFTTEDFLQRHTEYCHSHPKEDCTTPAVKAVEPENPASNADSVHSAEALVVLSVDPVESKTCSDCGKTFKQLPHLKRHKLCVHSNKRPYCCPQCRRSFSQASGLIRHQLVHRKQIVTKEVPNQSEILSEGKESLASRSEVSNTAAKELIEIKGTNASENVEEAMDVTETENTSAGEAEASQELDEQSNNCSDCGKTFIYEASLKKHKAMVHDKFRPYVCTVCQKCFGQYNDLTRHLRRHQNQSKRSEEVHQAPEESPTMPFSCAECSLTFSSVDTLQEHINENHSEDTQEDESVDDQSHDPDFSPQPSVAETVESIQKLPSQRPQRLGARSKISAITKLIAPKRRAAICKKPLTSPPETEERCIETETPAVRNGKLTKYKWFSCNHCKRTYGNPDDLKAHKCALRQHKCGQCGATFHKSGFLKKHEQTAHVDAKSYNCDRCGKVFTTAGNLKQHQKSNTCMKYHCTSELFPCSFCQFSFTMKSYLVKHIRRHHPVEYLSHCDSDNLTDQLDKEEEEEEGDKEHTCPHCGKSCANAKTFKSHICFQQVKVLYLCTDCGKGFANHYSLKQHQRIHTGEKPYNCPHCSKSFSYTGQLNVHLRTHTGEKPYLCTHCGESFRQSGDLKRHERKHTGVRPYSCPECCKSFSRPQSLKAHQMLHQGQRMFKCTQCGKSFSRNYHLRRHHQKMHL, encoded by the exons ATGTCGGGTAGGAGCAACAATGTGGAGTGGGTTGAGACAATCGAGGAGGTTGTTATATCAGAGGAGTATTTATCAACTGAGAACATCACCCCTACAG aGCCAGCAGGAACGCCAGTCCAGGAGTTACTGGACACTGTGGGACAGGGAGAAAACTCAGAGGCTGGTGATGGCTTCT ATTGTGAGGAGTGTCTGACTCTCTTCCAAGACCAGAATGATCCTGACAATATTAATGGCCCATCTTATATTCTTGACTTTCCAACGAGCATGGGTGTCCCCCAGAGGGCCCTCCTCACTCTGCCCTTTGGCCTGGGGATAGGCAGATCTAGTATTCCCACTGCAGGAGTTGGGGTCATAAATCATGGACAAGTACTGTCTCCCGGTATGCATTTTGGACCATTCGAGGGGGAAGAGACAACGAGGGAAAAGGCCATGGCGAGTGATTTCTCCTGGGAG ATTTATAAAGGAAAGGATGAGTTTGAGTACATTGATGCTGCAAAAGAATCACACTCTAACTGGATGAG ATATGTCAACATTGCTCGTAATAAAGACGAGACAAACATGCTTGCAGTCCAGTGCAAAGGTAGCATCCTTTTTCACTGCTGTCGCACCATACACCTTGGAGATGAGCTACTGGTGGGACCCAGCAGCAAACTTCTCAACAGTTTTAGTGAAGCTTGGACCCAGATGTGGTTTATGAAGTTGAATGCAGCAG GGAGTAATTCAACTGTAGCATCTGAGATCTTCTTGTGCCCTCACTGTCAGCTGTCCTTCACTACAGAGGACTTCCTCCAGCGACATACCGAATACTGCCACTCACACCCAAAAGAGGACTGTACAACACCAGCTGTTAAAGCAGTTGAACCGGAAAATCCTGCTTCAAATGCTGATTCGGTCCACTCTGCAGAGGCCCTGGTGGTATTATCTGTTGATCCTGTGGAGTCCAAAACATGTTCTGATTGTGGGAAGACTTTCAAGCAGTTACCTCACCTCAAGAGGCACAAGCTTTGTGTCCATTCAAACAAGCGCCCCTACTGCTGCCCACAATGCAGGCGAAGTTTTAGCCAGGCGTCCGGCTTAATCAGACACCAGCTAGTTCACAGAAAGCAGATTGTGACAAAAGAGGTGCCTAATCAGAGCGAAATCCTCAGTGAAGGGAAAGAGAGCTTGGCATCAAGGTCAGAGGTTTCTAATACAGCAGCCAAGGAACTGATCGAAATAAAGGGAACAAATGCAAGCGAGAATGTAGAAGAAGCTATGGATGTAACTGAAACAGAAAATACTTCTGCAGGAGAGGCAGAAGCATCCCAGGAGTTGGATGAACAGTCCAATAATTGTTCAGACTGTGGAAAGACCTTCATATATGAAGCGTCCCTCAAAAAGCATAAGGCGATGGTCCATGACAAGTTCCGTCCGTATGTCTGCACTGTGTGTCAGAAGTGCTTTGGCCAATACAACGACCTGACCAGACACCTGCGGCGACACCAGAATCAAAGCAAAAGGAGTGAAGAAGTACACCAGGCTCCAGAGGAATCTCCCACAATGCCATTTAGCTGTGCAGAGTGCTCACTGACGTTTTCTTCAGTGGACACCCTACAGGAGCACATCAATGAGAATCACTCAGAGGACACTCAAGAGGACGAGTCAGTTGACGATCAGAGCCACGATCCTGACTTCAGTCCACAACCATCAGTGGCTGAAACAGTTGAGTCTATCCAAAAGCTTCCCTCTCAGAGGCCTCAGCGACTTGGAGCTAGATCTAAAATATCTGCCATAACAAAGCTCATAGCACCAAAACGAAGGGCAGCCATCTGCAAGAAGCCATTAACCAGTCCGCCTGAGACTGAAGAGAGATGCATTGAAACAGAGACGCCCGCTGTCAGAAATGGGAAGTTAACAAAATACAAATGGTTTAGTTGTAATCACTGCAAACGAACATACGGAAACCCAGATGATCTCAAGGCACATAAGTGTGCTCTAAGACAGCACAAGTGCGGTCAGTGTGGGGCGACCTTTCATAAGTCCGGCTTCCTGAAAAAACATGAGCAGACGGCACATGTGGATGCAAAATCTTACAACTGTGACCGCTGTGGTAAGGTCTTCACTACGGCTGGGAACCTTAAACAGCATCAGAAGAGCAATACTTGTATGAAGTATCATTGCACGTCCGAGCTTTTCCCATGCTCATTCTGCCAGTTCTCCTTCACTATGAAGAGCTACCTTGTTAAGCACATCAGGAGACACCACCCGGTTGAGTATCTGTCACACTGCGATTCAGACAACCTAACGGATCAGCTggacaaggaggaagaggaggaggagggtgacaAGGAACATACATGCCCCCATTGTGGGAAGAGCTGTGCAAATGCCAAAACTTTCAAAAGTCATATATGCTTCCAACAGGTGAAGGTGCTCTACTTGTGCACTGACTGTGGAAAGGGCTTCGCAAACCATTACAGTCTTAAACAACATCAGCGCATCCACACAGGTGAAAAGCCGTACAACTGCCCTCACTGCAGTAAAAGCTTCTCCTACACCGGCCAGCTGAACGTGCATCTCAGAACTCACACCGGGGAGAAGCCATACCTGTGCACCCACTGCGGGGAGAGCTTTCGTCAGTCGGGAGACCTGAAGCGACACGAGAGGAAGCACACGGGGGTGAGGCCGTACAGCTGCCCCGAGTGTTGTAAAAGCTTCAGTCGGCCGCAGAGTCTCAAAGCTCACCAAATGCTCCACCAGGGACAGAGAATGTTCAAATGCACACAGTGTGGGAAAAGCTTTTCCCGAAACTATCACCTCAGGAGACACCATCAGAAGATGCACTTGTAA